GTTAAGCGTTGATAAAATAAAGGTTGTAATTCATCCACAGTCGGTGATTCACTCCATGGTTGAATTTGTTGATGGTTCTATAAAAGCGCAACTTGGTGTGCCAGATATGAAAATTCCAATTCAATATGCTTTGACTTACCCTGAGAGAACCTATGCAGATTATGGTAGAGTGGATTTTGTAAAACTTGGTCAAATGACATTTCTTGAACCGGACCTTGATAAATTTGAATGTTTAAGAATTGCCTATGAGGTTGCAAGTATTGGAGGGACTTATCCGACTGTTTTAAATGCTGCAAACGAGGTTGCTGTTGAAGCTTTTCTTAATAAAAAAATCAAATTTACGAAGATACCAGAGATAATAAAGAGAGCAATTGATGCGCATAAACCTAAATTTAACCCTGAACTTGAAGACATTTTAAGGGTTGATTCAGAAACAAGAAAATTTGTAAAAAATTTGGAGGAAATAAGTTAAGATGGAGGTAATAAAGACAATATTTTACTTTGCTATAACAATTGGTGTTCTCGTTCTCGTCCATGAATTTGGTCATTTCATAGCTGCAAAGCTTTCAAAGATGCGAGTTGAGGTTTTCTCTATTGGATTTGGGACGAGGTTAATTGGCAAGAAAATTGGTGAGACAGATTATAGAATCTCTGCTTTTCCTTTGGGGGGTTATGTTAAAATTGCTGGTATGGTTGATGAAAGCTTGGATACAGGTTTCTTGGGTTCAAAGCCCGAGCCCTACGAGTTTAGAAGCAGACCGTTCTATCAAAAATTTTTTGTTATAACAGCTGGTGTAATTATGAACATGCTTCTTGCTGTGTTTCTTTTTTGGGCGGTTTTTATGGTTCAAGGTAAAACATTCAGAGATGTGAATGAGGTTGGATATATAGTTCCGAATTCGCCCGCTTTTGAAGCGGGATTTAAAGAAGGTGATAAAGTTTTAACTTTGAATGGGAAAAGGATAAATTATTGGGACGATATAATAAGAATAGCTTTCGTTGATGATTTGAACAAGGATCTTCTATTTGAGGTTCAGCGTGATGGCGAGAAAAAGTTTATATTGATTCCACGTGAGAAAATACCCGAGTTTTCATCTGAGGAAATTCTTGGAATTTTGCCTAAGCATATTGAAACGATGGTGATGGCAGTTGAACCAGGTCGTCCAGCTGAAAAAATTGGGATACAACCCAAAGATGTGATAATTTCGGCAAATGATGAAAGAATTTATAGTCCTTCACAACTTACATCAATTATAAGATCAAACGCTGGCAAAGAGATAACATTGAAAATAAAACGAAATGATAAAATTTTTGAACAAAAGGTAACCCCCGATCCTGATGGAAGAATTGGGGTGCAAATTACAGGCGTTTACAATGGTCCAGTGAAAAAAGAAAGCTATAATCCAATTGAAGCACTGTGGATTGGAGTTAGAGAAACCTATAGGGTTTCGGCTTTAACCATAAGTGGTATAAAACAGCTCATCACTGGGAAAATTCCTATTCAGAAGGGGATTGCTGGACCTATAAGAATTGCGAAATTTGCTACTCAAAGTGCGGATATAGGTTTTACCGCCTTCCTTGGATTTATGGCTATTTTGAGCATAAGTCTTGCATTTCTTAACATCTTCCCCTTCCCTGGACTTGATGGAGGACACCTTGCAATTTTGATAATTGAAGGAATTATAAGAAAGGAACTTTCATATAAAGTTAAAATTGCAATTCAGCAGGTTGGCATCGTCATTCTTATAATTTTGATGATATTTGTGCTTTATAACGATATCGTTCATTTTTGACTTGTGATTTTACTCACTGAATTAAAAACATGGCGAGATTT
Above is a window of Candidatus Kryptobacter tengchongensis DNA encoding:
- a CDS encoding site-2 protease. Metallo peptidase. MEROPS family M50B, encoding MEVIKTIFYFAITIGVLVLVHEFGHFIAAKLSKMRVEVFSIGFGTRLIGKKIGETDYRISAFPLGGYVKIAGMVDESLDTGFLGSKPEPYEFRSRPFYQKFFVITAGVIMNMLLAVFLFWAVFMVQGKTFRDVNEVGYIVPNSPAFEAGFKEGDKVLTLNGKRINYWDDIIRIAFVDDLNKDLLFEVQRDGEKKFILIPREKIPEFSSEEILGILPKHIETMVMAVEPGRPAEKIGIQPKDVIISANDERIYSPSQLTSIIRSNAGKEITLKIKRNDKIFEQKVTPDPDGRIGVQITGVYNGPVKKESYNPIEALWIGVRETYRVSALTISGIKQLITGKIPIQKGIAGPIRIAKFATQSADIGFTAFLGFMAILSISLAFLNIFPFPGLDGGHLAILIIEGIIRKELSYKVKIAIQQVGIVILIILMIFVLYNDIVHF